A genomic segment from Clostridium pasteurianum BC1 encodes:
- the murA gene encoding UDP-N-acetylglucosamine 1-carboxyvinyltransferase, with protein sequence MEKFIIKGGSTLRGEVNISAAKNAVLPIIAATILCGDKCIIKNCPMLLDVYVITDVLKSLGAKININKINREIAIDTSGIIDSEVSSDLVRKMRGSFLIMGPMISRFGKFKTSFPGGCNIGTRPIDLHLKGFKALGAEVKLNHGYVEVSTTKLIGSKIYLDFPSVGATENIMMSAVLAEGETIIENAAEEPEIGDLAEFLNQMGAKITGIGTDTLKIVGVKNLNGISYEPIYDRIEAGTFMIAAGITKSKIKINGINKEHIRPVVAKLTEMGIGFEFKGQELLIDGRNDLKPIDIKTMPYPGFPTDMQSQMMSLLSCVCGTSVITETIFENRFMHVIELKRMGANIKIDGRSAVIEGINKLNGAEVKATDLRAGAALILAALEADGETEIYDIHHIDRGYVEIENKLQDIGVKIQRVKC encoded by the coding sequence ATGGAAAAATTTATTATTAAAGGGGGAAGTACTCTAAGAGGTGAAGTGAATATTAGTGCTGCAAAGAATGCTGTACTTCCAATAATTGCAGCTACAATTCTATGTGGAGATAAGTGCATAATAAAAAATTGCCCTATGCTTTTAGATGTATATGTTATTACTGATGTCTTAAAATCTTTAGGAGCAAAGATTAATATAAATAAAATAAATAGAGAAATCGCTATTGATACTAGCGGAATAATTGATTCTGAGGTTAGTAGTGATCTGGTAAGAAAGATGAGAGGGTCATTTTTAATAATGGGACCAATGATATCAAGATTTGGTAAGTTTAAGACCTCCTTCCCTGGTGGATGTAATATAGGAACCAGGCCCATTGACCTACACCTAAAAGGCTTTAAGGCGCTGGGTGCTGAGGTTAAATTAAATCATGGATATGTTGAAGTTTCTACAACAAAGCTTATAGGTAGCAAAATATATTTAGATTTTCCATCGGTAGGAGCTACAGAAAATATAATGATGTCAGCAGTATTAGCTGAGGGTGAAACAATCATTGAAAATGCAGCTGAAGAACCGGAAATAGGAGATTTGGCAGAATTCTTAAATCAAATGGGAGCAAAAATTACTGGCATAGGAACAGATACATTAAAAATTGTTGGAGTAAAAAACCTAAATGGGATAAGCTATGAGCCAATTTATGATAGAATTGAAGCTGGAACTTTTATGATTGCAGCTGGAATAACAAAAAGTAAAATCAAAATTAATGGTATAAACAAAGAGCATATAAGGCCTGTGGTAGCCAAATTAACAGAGATGGGAATTGGTTTTGAATTTAAGGGACAAGAATTGCTGATAGATGGAAGAAATGATTTAAAGCCTATTGACATAAAAACTATGCCTTATCCTGGATTTCCTACGGATATGCAATCTCAAATGATGAGTCTTCTTAGTTGTGTTTGTGGAACAAGTGTAATTACTGAGACAATTTTTGAAAATAGATTTATGCATGTTATAGAGCTTAAAAGAATGGGAGCCAATATTAAAATTGATGGCAGAAGTGCAGTTATAGAAGGTATAAATAAATTAAATGGCGCTGAAGTAAAAGCTACAGATCTTAGAGCAGGAGCAGCTTTAATACTTGCAGCACTGGAAGCAGATGGGGAAACAGAAATATATGATATTCATCATATAGATAGAGGTTATGTTGAAATAGAAAATAAATTACAGGATATTGGAGTTAAAATACAGAGAGTAAAATGTTAA
- a CDS encoding YwmB family TATA-box binding protein — MRIKKNYIFLVIIISMTFLMENVLAVENKDIINEILSRTKSTPIEMGINTYYDISSNGKDECIKWLKLMNLYDNSASDIAINNDNYDYEDLLKTGSDVQLEDKNIEDKSKNIKNRVTINDNKVYCREFENGDIYGYIESRKDGNVNKINLFIRKISKKGDINNLEKQVRASIDKKADNITFYKYIKAKISKDDVKTTQSKIENYLKDIGSRNVSTVEINRGFSTVAYTTKYTPISDNGELIDFNYAVIKESDGNYIILGTPIIGITY, encoded by the coding sequence ATGAGGATAAAAAAGAATTATATATTTTTGGTTATCATAATTTCTATGACATTTTTAATGGAAAATGTATTGGCTGTTGAAAATAAGGATATAATTAATGAAATTTTAAGTAGAACTAAAAGTACGCCTATAGAAATGGGAATAAATACTTATTACGACATAAGTAGTAATGGAAAAGATGAGTGCATAAAATGGCTTAAATTGATGAATTTATATGATAATAGTGCATCAGATATAGCAATTAATAATGATAATTATGATTATGAAGATTTACTAAAGACTGGTAGTGATGTACAGCTAGAGGATAAAAACATAGAAGATAAGAGCAAAAACATAAAAAATAGAGTTACTATAAATGATAATAAAGTATACTGTAGAGAATTTGAAAATGGAGATATATATGGTTATATAGAAAGCAGAAAAGATGGAAATGTAAATAAAATTAATCTGTTTATTAGAAAAATAAGTAAAAAAGGTGACATTAATAATTTAGAAAAACAGGTTAGAGCATCTATTGATAAAAAAGCTGATAATATAACATTTTATAAATATATAAAGGCGAAAATTTCTAAAGATGATGTAAAAACTACTCAAAGTAAAATAGAAAATTATTTAAAAGATATTGGCAGTAGAAATGTATCAACTGTTGAAATAAATAGGGGATTTAGTACGGTAGCTTATACAACTAAATATACTCCAATATCAGATAATGGAGAGCTTATAGATTTTAATTATGCAGTTATAAAGGAATCTGATGGAAATTATATAATTTTAGGTACGCCTATAATTGGTATTACTTATTAA
- a CDS encoding F0F1 ATP synthase subunit epsilon, whose amino-acid sequence MSSKIKLSILAPMEKFYEGDVSEINTSTMTGDIGILPQHSSFIGLLRPTVTKLKLEDGSEKSLFTSTGILKVTKEEIQMIVDDAEWPEEIDVKRAEKAKERAEERLHKQDPKTDAKRAEIALQRALARIKTKGN is encoded by the coding sequence ATGTCATCTAAAATAAAATTAAGCATACTAGCTCCAATGGAAAAGTTCTATGAAGGTGATGTATCTGAGATAAATACATCTACAATGACTGGTGACATAGGAATACTTCCACAACATAGTTCTTTTATAGGATTATTAAGACCTACTGTTACAAAATTAAAGCTTGAAGACGGCAGTGAAAAGTCTTTATTTACATCTACAGGTATACTTAAAGTTACTAAAGAAGAAATACAGATGATAGTGGATGATGCTGAGTGGCCTGAGGAAATTGATGTAAAAAGAGCAGAAAAAGCTAAGGAAAGAGCAGAGGAAAGATTGCATAAACAGGATCCTAAAACTGACGCTAAAAGGGCTGAAATTGCTCTCCAAAGGGCCCTTGCTAGAATCAAGACTAAAGGCAATTAA
- the atpD gene encoding F0F1 ATP synthase subunit beta codes for MPEHIGKVVQVIGPVIDIRFASESLPNIYNALEISMGDKKLIAEVEQHIGDDIVRAISMEPTDGLRRGADVADTGKPISVPVGKPVLGRLFNVLGKTIDEAGDFEDDEYYPIHRLPPTFEEQSVVPEMFETGIKVIDLLAPYQKGGKIGLFGGAGVGKTVLIQELINNIAKEHGGLSVFTGVGERTREGNDLYYEMKESGVIDKTALVFGQMNEPPGARMRVALTGLTMAEKFRDEGQDVLLFIDNIFRFTQAGSEVSALLGRIPSAVGYQPTLATEMGALQERITSTKQGSITSVQAVYVPADDLTDPAPATTFTHLDATTVLSRSISELGIYPAVSPLESTSRILDPNIVGQEHYEVSSKVKLILERYNELQDIIAILGVDELSEEDRAIVNRARRIQRFLSQPFSVAEQFTSMQGKFVTVNDTIKGFKEILEGKCDDLPEAAFLFVGTIEEAREKAKSMMES; via the coding sequence ATGCCAGAACATATAGGTAAAGTTGTTCAGGTAATAGGACCTGTTATAGATATAAGATTCGCAAGTGAAAGCCTTCCTAATATATATAATGCATTAGAAATAAGCATGGGAGACAAAAAACTTATAGCTGAAGTTGAACAACATATAGGTGATGATATAGTAAGAGCTATATCAATGGAACCAACTGATGGTTTAAGAAGAGGAGCAGATGTGGCTGATACTGGAAAACCAATTTCAGTTCCTGTAGGAAAACCAGTTTTGGGACGTCTCTTTAATGTATTAGGTAAGACAATTGATGAAGCAGGAGATTTCGAGGATGATGAATATTATCCTATACACAGATTACCACCTACCTTTGAAGAACAATCAGTAGTACCTGAAATGTTTGAAACAGGTATAAAGGTAATAGACTTACTTGCACCTTATCAAAAAGGTGGTAAAATTGGACTGTTTGGAGGTGCTGGTGTTGGTAAGACAGTTCTTATTCAGGAACTTATTAACAACATAGCAAAAGAACATGGTGGATTGTCAGTATTCACAGGTGTTGGAGAGAGAACAAGAGAAGGTAATGACCTTTATTATGAGATGAAAGAATCTGGAGTTATAGATAAAACAGCTTTGGTATTCGGACAAATGAATGAGCCACCTGGTGCTAGAATGAGAGTTGCACTTACAGGACTTACAATGGCCGAGAAATTTAGAGATGAGGGCCAGGATGTGCTTCTATTTATAGATAATATATTTAGATTTACACAAGCTGGTTCAGAAGTTTCAGCTTTACTTGGAAGAATACCTAGTGCCGTTGGTTATCAGCCAACCTTAGCTACAGAAATGGGTGCTCTTCAAGAGAGAATAACTTCTACAAAGCAAGGTTCAATAACATCTGTTCAGGCAGTATATGTTCCAGCAGATGATTTGACAGATCCAGCACCAGCTACAACCTTTACTCATCTTGATGCTACAACAGTTTTATCAAGATCTATATCAGAACTTGGTATTTATCCTGCTGTTAGTCCACTTGAATCTACTTCAAGAATACTTGATCCAAACATAGTTGGGCAAGAGCATTATGAAGTTTCAAGTAAAGTAAAGCTTATTCTTGAAAGATACAATGAACTTCAAGATATAATAGCAATACTTGGTGTAGATGAGTTATCAGAAGAAGATAGAGCTATTGTTAACAGAGCAAGAAGAATTCAGAGATTTTTATCTCAACCATTTTCTGTTGCAGAGCAGTTTACTAGTATGCAAGGTAAATTCGTTACTGTAAATGACACAATAAAAGGTTTCAAGGAAATACTTGAAGGTAAATGTGATGACTTACCAGAAGCAGCATTTTTATTTGTAGGTACTATAGAAGAAGCAAGAGAAAAAGCTAAATCCATGATGGAAAGCTAA
- the atpG gene encoding ATP synthase F1 subunit gamma, protein MAAGLITIKRRIKSITNTRKITKAMGLIATSTLRKARRNLDANAGYYDSFEDTIKKIASGVMGKSTYTTGNDSKKKLYITMTSDAGLCGGFNGSVVNAAVKEISKDRENSLIMSVGQKGRGYFRRLHYDTIAEYVDIQNEPTLTEAKTIAEHALSLYNKGEIGEINIVYTKFISTVKQEIIIKKVLPFDMKEIKYDGSTEFEPEANELLEGIVGIYLKSQVFNFLLNSKASEQASKMTAMDSATKNANDLLDNLNLKYNRIRQSAITQEISEIVSGAEAQK, encoded by the coding sequence ATGGCAGCAGGACTTATTACAATAAAAAGAAGAATTAAGTCTATAACTAATACTAGAAAAATAACAAAAGCCATGGGACTTATAGCCACCTCTACATTAAGAAAAGCCAGGAGAAATCTAGATGCAAATGCGGGTTATTATGATTCCTTTGAAGATACAATAAAAAAAATAGCCAGTGGTGTAATGGGAAAAAGTACTTATACTACTGGTAATGACAGCAAAAAGAAATTATATATAACTATGACTTCAGATGCAGGGCTTTGTGGAGGATTTAATGGATCTGTTGTAAATGCAGCGGTAAAGGAAATATCTAAAGATAGAGAAAATTCACTTATAATGTCTGTAGGTCAAAAGGGAAGAGGATATTTTAGGAGATTACATTATGATACAATAGCAGAATATGTAGATATCCAAAATGAGCCTACGCTTACAGAAGCCAAAACAATAGCAGAGCATGCTTTAAGTCTCTATAATAAAGGAGAAATTGGTGAAATAAATATAGTTTATACAAAGTTTATTTCCACAGTAAAACAAGAGATAATAATAAAAAAGGTGCTACCATTTGATATGAAGGAGATAAAGTATGATGGTTCAACTGAATTTGAACCTGAGGCTAATGAATTACTAGAGGGTATAGTAGGCATATATTTGAAGTCTCAAGTATTTAACTTTTTATTGAATTCAAAGGCAAGTGAACAGGCATCTAAAATGACTGCTATGGATAGTGCTACAAAAAATGCCAATGATCTATTGGATAATTTAAATCTAAAATATAATAGAATTAGACAGAGCGCAATCACTCAAGAAATAAGTGAAATAGTTTCAGGAGCAGAGGCTCAGAAATAA